A window of Nicotiana tabacum cultivar K326 chromosome 24, ASM71507v2, whole genome shotgun sequence contains these coding sequences:
- the LOC107771014 gene encoding cysteine-rich receptor-like protein kinase 2 — translation MEKVVTLVAFRLFVILSILLLPNVSEAEPRSQTVQIICGNQLEHNTTIYVPNFVATMETISEQMRTRGYGVAVTGTGLDANYGLAQCYGDLSLLDCVLCYAEARTVLPQCFPFNGGRIYLDGCFMRAENYTFYDQYLGPEDRHVCGNRTRKGSLFQQTARRAVQQAVANAPNNNGYASAEVAVPGATNETAYVLADCWRTLSANSCRACLQNASASMMGCLPWSEGRALYTGCFMRYSDVNFLNALATSGDSSSNGNVVVIVIAVVSAVVVLVVGAVIAFYMWKNKQIQKKRKGSNDVEKLVKTLHDSSLNFKYSTLEKATGSFDEANKLGQGGFGTVYKGVLPDGREIAVKRLFFNNKHRAADFYNEVNIISSVEHKNLVRLLGCSCSGPESLLVYEFLPNQSLDRFIFDPSKGKTLNWEKRFDIIIGTAEGLVYLHENNKTRIIHRDIKASNILLDSRLRAKIADFGLARSFQEDKSHISTAIAGTLGYMAPEYLAHGQLTEKADVYSFGVLLLEIVTGRQNNRSKHTEYSDSLISIAWQHFQHGRVEELFDPNLMLRNYHTINVKNEVLRVVHVGLLCTQEVPGLRPSMSKALQMLVKKEEELPAPTNPPFIDEKTMELHDPWDTPSYPHREGDSASIANISHSSFYPR, via the exons ATGGAGAAAGTAGTGACATTAGTTGCATTTAGACTATTTGTTATTCTATCAATTTTACTTCTACCAAATGTATCCGAGGCAGAACCTAGATCTCAGACGGTCCAGATCATATGCGGTAACCAACTGGAGCATAATACTACAATTTATGTCCCAAATTTTGTTGCCACAATGGAAACCATAAGTGAGCAAATGAGAACTAGAGGCTATGGAGTAGCAGTCACCGGCACTGGACTGGACGCTAACTATGGACTAGCACAGTGCTATGGTGATCTTTCTTTACTTGACTGTGTCTTATGCTATGCTGAAGCCCGAACAGTCCTTCCTCAGTGCTTTCCTTTCAATGGAGGGCGAATTTATCTCGATGGCTGCTTTATGCGGGCTGAGAATTACACATTCTATGACCAGTATTTAGGACCTGAAGACAGACATGTCTGTGGAAATAGAACCAGAAAGGGTTCTTTGTTCCAACAAACCGCTAGACGGGCTGTTCAGCAAGCTGTTGCTAATGCACCAAACAATAATGGCTATGCAAGCGCTGAAGTGGCAGTGCCCGGGGCAACAAATGAGACAGCTTATGTCCTAGCTGATTGCTGGAGAACACTGAGTGCTAACTCGTGCCGAGCTTGTTTGCAAAATGCATCTGCCTCTATGATGGGGTGCTTACCCTGGTCAGAAGGCCGAGCGTTGTACACTGGATGCTTCATGAGGTACTCGGATGTTAATTTTCTTAACGCTTTAGCTACCAGTGGAGACTCATCATCAAATG GAAATGTGGTAGTAATTGTAATTGCTGTTGTTAGTGCTGTGGTCGTTTTGGTAGTGGGAGCTGTTATCGCCTTTTATATGTGGAAGAACAAACAAATACAGAAGAAGAGAAAAG GTTCCAATGATGTGGAGAAATTAGTGAAGACCCTTCACGATAGTAGTCTGAACTTCAAGTATTCAACTCTTGAGAAAGCCACCGGGTCTTTTGATGAGGCGAACAAGCTCGGTCAAGGTGGATTTGGCACAGTTTACAAG GGAGTTCTACCAGATGGGAGAGAGATTGCTGTCAAAAGGCTGTTCTTCAATAACAAACACAGAGCTGCAGACTTCTACAACGAAGTCAACATTATTAGCAGTGTTGAGCACAAAAATCTAGTAAGGCTATTAGGATGCAGCTGTTCTGGACCTGAAAGCCTTCTCGTATATGAGTTCCTCCCGAACCAGAGTCTTGATCGGTTTATCTTTG ACCCTAGCAAAGGTAAAACACTGAACTGGGAAAAAAGATTTGACATCATTATAGGGACTGCAGAAGGTTTGGTCTACCTCCACGAAAACAATAAGACGAGGATTATTCATAGAGATATAAAAGCCAGCAATATTCTGTTGGATTCAAGGCTCAGAGCAAAAATTGCTGATTTTGGGTTGGCCAGGTCTTTCCAAGAAGACAAGAGTCACATAAGCACTGCCATTGCTGGGACTTT AGGATATATGGCCCCAGAATACTTGGCCCATGGCCAATTAACCGAAAAGGCAGATGTTTACAGCTTTGGTGTTCTCTTATTGGAGATTGTTACGGGAAGGCAGAATAATAGAAGCAAACACACTGAATACTCTGACAGCTTAATTTCTATT GCATGGCAGCATTTTCAACATGGGAGAGTAGAGGAATTGTTTGATCCAAATCTTATGTTGCGCAACTACCATACAATCAATGTAAAAAATGAGGTTCTAAGAGTGGTACATGTCGGACTTTTGTGCACACAAGAGGTTCCGGGATTAAGACCATCTATGTCCAAGGCATTGCAGATGCTGGTAAAGAAAGAAGAGGAGTTACCTGCACCGACTAATCCTCCATTTATAGATGAGAAAACCATGGAGCTTCACGACCCTTGGGATACCCCATCTTATCCCCATAGAGAAGGTGATTCGGCTTCAATTGCCAACATCTCTCACAGTTCTTTCTACCCCAGATGA